A single window of Desulfomonile tiedjei DNA harbors:
- a CDS encoding choice-of-anchor D domain-containing protein has product MKNRKTCLIAALAAWSLAALLATPPAECFAEDGTLTGTFSGVYEGRTVPLIDASLEVFHPDNATLLRTIPLTFDKTGRFSIAFPSGECRIKIFTKIYEMGLTLLHEGFYDGLQSTYGVCFADGEPVTVTAGQTTDISSVLELRAPTKPPDTYTIKITGQIAGSTGDPGTVQVIALDYCTGYEWGKTEVSAGPFVFYISAATKAVRLRFVSANYPPEFYGAYGQDNFSLATPLFMDRPIDLGLVVLGQAPEIRVENALGFGDVALLDSRTQAVTVYNDGTRDLVVGSVAFETSHGDISFTEPPATPFTLAPGASRTISITYGPRAMGEAAALLAITSNDADESKVLVSLTGAGVASPAPPSEQVSQIAEVIVTGTTNGTLTPTGPGERATMLMNQIAAAGEMAAAGKDAAACAQLRNALQRVDGNPVPPDFLEGPDRELLRQLLQNTIDSLGCR; this is encoded by the coding sequence ATGAAAAACCGGAAAACTTGCTTGATCGCGGCCCTGGCGGCCTGGTCCCTGGCGGCCCTGCTGGCAACGCCGCCGGCGGAATGTTTTGCTGAAGATGGAACCCTCACCGGAACCTTCAGTGGAGTATATGAGGGGAGAACTGTCCCTCTGATTGACGCGTCTTTGGAAGTATTTCATCCTGACAACGCCACTCTCCTTCGAACAATCCCCCTTACCTTCGACAAAACTGGCAGGTTCAGCATAGCCTTTCCTTCGGGAGAGTGCCGGATAAAAATTTTCACTAAGATTTATGAGATGGGTTTGACCCTTTTACACGAAGGATTCTACGACGGCCTTCAGAGCACTTATGGAGTCTGTTTTGCGGATGGCGAACCGGTCACAGTGACTGCCGGTCAAACCACCGACATCTCCTCGGTGCTAGAGCTTAGAGCACCCACAAAGCCACCAGATACATACACTATTAAAATAACCGGGCAGATCGCCGGCAGCACCGGAGATCCCGGAACTGTTCAGGTCATCGCCCTGGATTATTGCACCGGTTATGAGTGGGGGAAGACCGAGGTATCTGCAGGTCCCTTTGTCTTTTACATTAGTGCCGCGACTAAGGCAGTTCGCCTGCGCTTCGTCAGCGCCAATTACCCTCCCGAGTTTTACGGGGCGTACGGACAGGATAATTTCAGCCTGGCCACGCCTCTTTTTATGGATAGGCCGATAGACCTTGGCTTGGTGGTCCTTGGACAGGCCCCGGAAATCAGAGTGGAAAATGCTTTGGGTTTTGGCGATGTAGCGCTGCTGGACTCCCGAACTCAGGCCGTCACGGTTTACAATGACGGGACCAGGGATCTGGTGGTTGGTTCAGTGGCCTTCGAAACCTCCCATGGCGACATCTCCTTTACCGAACCTCCCGCAACGCCTTTTACCCTGGCTCCGGGCGCCAGCCGGACGATCTCCATTACCTACGGCCCCCGGGCCATGGGGGAGGCCGCGGCCCTGCTGGCCATCACCAGTAATGACGCGGATGAATCCAAGGTGCTGGTGAGTCTGACCGGCGCCGGGGTGGCGTCCCCAGCACCCCCGTCCGAGCAGGTCAGCCAGATCGCCGAGGTTATCGTGACCGGCACCACTAATGGGACTTTGACGCCCACGGGGCCGGGGGAGCGCGCTACCATGCTCATGAACCAGATTGCCGCGGCGGGGGAAATGGCCGCGGCCGGCAAGGACGCGGCGGCCTGCGCCCAACTGCGGAACGCCCTCCAGCGGGTGGACGGCAATCCCGTCCCGCCGGACTTCCTGGAGGGACCGGACCGGGAATTGTTGCGGCAACTGCTGCAGAACACCATTGACAGCCTGGGCTGCAGGTAA